In Macaca thibetana thibetana isolate TM-01 chromosome 8, ASM2454274v1, whole genome shotgun sequence, one DNA window encodes the following:
- the PPP2R2A gene encoding serine/threonine-protein phosphatase 2A 55 kDa regulatory subunit B alpha isoform isoform X3 — translation MDLMVEASPRRIFANAHTYHINSISINSDYETYLSADDLRINLWHLEITDRSFNIVDIKPANMEELTEVITAAEFHPNSCNTFVYSSSKGTIRLCDMRASALCDRHSKLFEEPEDPSNRSFFSEIISSISDVKFSHSGRYMMTRDYLSVKIWDLNMENRPVETYQVHEYLRSKLCSLYENDCIFDKFECCWNGSDSVVMTGSYNNFFRMFDRNTKRDITLEASRENNKPRTVLKPRKVCASGKRKKDEISVDSLDFNKKILHTAWHPKENIIAVATTNNLYIFQDKVN, via the exons ATGGATCTAATGGTTGAGGCCAGTCCACGAAGAATATTTGCCAATGCTCATACATATCACATCAACTCAATTTCTATTAATAGTGATTATGAAACATATTTATCTGCAGATGATTTGCGGATTAATCTTTGGCATCTGGAAATTACAGACAGGAGTTTTA ACATTGTGGATATCAAGCCTGCCAATATGGAAGAGCTGACAGAGGTGATTACAGCAGCAGAATTTCATCCAAACAGCTGTAACACATTTGTATACAGCAGCAGTAAAGGAACTATTCGGCTATGTGACATGAGGGCATCTGCCCTCTGTGATAGACATTCTAAAT tgtttgAAGAACCTGAAGATCCCAGTAACAGGTCATTTTTTTCCGAAATCATCTCCTCTATTTCGGATGTAAAATTCAGCCATAGTGGTCGATATATGATGACTAGAGACTATTTGTCAGTCAAAATTTGGGACTTAAATATGGAAAACAGGCCTGTGGAAACATACCAG GTGCATGAATACCTCAGAAGTAAACTCTGTTCACTGTATGAAAATGACTGCATATTTGACAAATTTGAATGTTGTTGGAATGGATCTGACAG CGTTGTCATGACTGGATCTTACAATAATTTCTTCAGAATGTTTGACAGAAACACAAAGCGAGACATAACCCTAGAAGCATCACGGGAAAACAATAAGCCTCGCACGGTTCTGAAGCCTCGCAAAGTCTGTGCAAGTGGCAAGcgaaagaaagatgaaataagTGTTGACAGCCTAGACTTCAATAAGAAAATCCTTCACACAGCCTGGCACCCCAAGGAAAATATCATTGCCGTAGCTACTACAAACAATCTGTATATATTTCAAGACAAAGTGAATTAG